Genomic DNA from Burkholderiales bacterium:
TGCGGATCTGTCGTCGCCAGAATGAACTTGACGTGCTCGGGCGGCTCTTCGAGCGTTTTCAGCATCGCGTTGAACGCCGATTTGGACAGCATATGGACTTCGTCGATGATATAGACCTTGAAGCGCGCCGCGGTCGGCAGGTATTGCGCGTTTTCCAGCAATTCGCGCATGTTGTCGACCTGCGTGTTCGAGGCGGCGTCAAGCTCGATCAGGTCGATATAGCGGCCGGTATCGATTTCCCTGCAAGCCGCGCACTGACCGCACGGCGTTGGCGTGATGCCAGCCGCGCAATTCAGCGCTTTGGCCATGATGCGCGCGAGCGTTGTTTTGCCGACGCCGCGCGTGCCAGTCAGCAGCCAGGCGTGATGCAGACGTTTCTGTTCGAGCGCGTTGGACAGCGCGCGTACCACGTGTTCCTGCCCGACCAATTCGGAGAAATTTCGCGGGCGCCACTTGCGCGCCAGCACGGTAGTAGTCATTGGCGACGGTGATTCGAAGAGATTGGCAACGGAACGTACGGCAGGGTGACTGCGTGATTTGCCGCTGCGGGCGCTAAAACCAATAGCCGAAACGCACCTGACCGAAGCTGATGCCGTCGTTCGGCTGCTTGATGCTGCCGTTCGACAAATGCTGGTAGCGGAAGGCGAGATCGTATCGGTGTTTCTCGCCGAAGCGCATACCAATGCCGAGATGATCGCCGAACTGAAAGGCGGTAGCGAGTTGCTGCTCGGAAATCGAGGTATGCGAAAGCAGATGGAAGCCGACGGCAGCTTCCAGATACGGCGATATGCCGCTCTTGTGCGTCTGCTGCAAGCGAAACACCGGGGTCAAGCCGATATCGACGATATTGCGGTGGCTGCCCGGCGTATCGTCACCGCGCCAGTAGCCGAGCGCGGCATCCCAATAACCCCCGACATGCCAGTTGCCGACGTTCAGCCATTGCCTGTTCCAGTCCCACTGATAGGCCGCGCGCACCATGTCAACCGAATCGCCGGTGCCGATTTCGAGCGCGACACCGTCATAGGCTAAGGCCCGCAAAGATGGGCAGAGACAACACAGAACGGCGAGCAATCGGGATGTTTTTTTCATGGCCAGCGCGGGAGGAAAATGCCCGGCCATGATAAAGCAAAAGGGGTGGCGAGCCCAACCCCCGGCACTTGCAGAAAATAGCTGTGGCTGCTTCCTTCCGGACCTGACCAGGTTGGCTACCCTGCAATGCGGGGAGGCCCGCCGTAGTTGTTGCACGCTACGCTGATCGCCCTGGCATCGGACATGCGCGCCAGCCCGCGGCTTCGGCGAAGCTTGTGGCATTCGGGACGTCGGGCGCAAACCGCGGTCAGTTCGCGATCACGAACGCTAGCAACAAGATTACCTGCGGCAGCGCGGATTGTCTAACAGGCTGTTGAAAACGACTGCGCGTACCAAACCTTGCTCGCGCAAGTCTTCGTTGCTAAGGGCCTCGATACAGCGTGGATGCGACCCGGTAGTGGATAAGTCGACGTTAAGCGAAAAAGTCGCGGCTGGTTTTGAAAAGTTTTTGACAGCGATATCGCCGGTGAGCGTGCTGTCATCCAGTTGCAGCGTCAGTTTACGCAAGCTTGCGCTGTCCGAAGAGCTGGCGACTTCGGGGCTCAGCGCCCCGCGGCGCAAAACCGTAGCATCGGCGCCGCATCGGAGATCCCGCCAATCACCGTTTTTACGATCGGTCACTTCGCTGTCATCTTGCCGATATACCTTGTTTCTTTCCACTGATGCGAAAGGGGTAAGGCTATGAGGGTGACGCGTTTACTTAAAACGGTTGCGGTCGCGGCGCTGTTTGCGTTGCCGATGACGGAAACGTCGGCCGGCAAGTACGATGACGACGAAGCGCGCTCGCCGCTGGTCATCGGCCATCGTGGCGCCAGCGGTTATCTGCCCGAACACACGCTTGAATCGTATGCGCTGGCCATCGAGTTGGGCGCCGATTACATCGAGCCGGATGTCGTCGCGACCAAAGACGGCCGCCTCATCGCGCGCCACGAACCCAACATCACCAGCACCACCAACGTCAAGGATTTCCCGCAATTCGCCAACCGCAAGCGCAAGGCGGTCGTCGATGGCGTGGAGGAGGAAGGCTGGTTCGCGAGCGATTTCACGCTGGCCGAAATCAAGCTCCTGGGCGCCCTGCAACCGATGGGCGATCGCGATCAGCGTTTCAACGGTCAATTCAAAATCCCGACACTCGAAGAAATCATCCACCTCGCCAAGCGCAAGTCGCGCGAGAAAAAGCGCGAAATCGGAATCTACCCGGAGACCAAGCACCCGACCTATCACCAGGGCATCGGCCTGCCATTGGAAGATCGGCTGCTGAACGTACTCGGCAAAGCGGGCTGGAACCATTCCGGCGCGCCGGTCTTCATCCAGTCGTTCGAGACCGCCAATCTCAAATATTTAAACAGTCGAAGCTCTGTGAAACTGGTGCAACTGGTGGACGCCAACGACGTGAATCTGGACGGCTCGCTCGACTTCACGCCGCCGTTCGATCGCCCTTACGACTGGGTTGTCTCCGGCCGGCAAGGCTTGTTCAGCGATCTCGTCACACCTCAAGGGCTGGCTGAAGTCCGCGCCTATGCCGACGGCATCGGTCCGTGGAAGCCTTATATCATCAGTTCCAAAGGTACGGATGCGAACAACGACGGCAAGGCCGACGACGTGAACGGCGATGGCAACGTCGATGAGCGCGACCGCACGCTGCTGCCGGCGTCCGAGATCGTCGAGAATGCGCACCAGGCCGGCCTCGTCGTTCATCCTTACACGTTCCGCAACGAGCAGCGCCGTCTCGCTTCGGACTACGGCAGTAATCCCGTGAACGAATACCTGACCTACTACCAGGCGGGCATCGACGGCCTTTTCAGCGATTTCCCCGACACCGCGGTTGCGGCGCGCGTATTGTTTCGCCTGCTCACGGACGAGGACTTTGCCGAATGCCTGGTCGAAGGCGAACGCGGCGGGCATCACCAAGACTGCGATTGACTCCAGGAGAATACTGACCTACCTTTAATTCCCCTCTCCCGAGAAGCGCTCCAGTGAGAGCGCACGCATTGCGTGCAAGGCGCGGACAATGAAACGGCGCTGACATTTGCGTTCGTCAATCACTACCCCACACTGGGATCAGCGGCCACGGCGTGCAGTCGGGTAGCCGGCATATACTCATGATCGTCCGGTATTGCTGACCGGGGTCGTAGCGCTCGACCAATGGAAACAAATCGTCCGTTTGTTGGGATCGTGCTCGGTGCCGCCGATGGCGTAAATTTCCCACCCGAAGGCAACAGCGGTCGGGATGGGCTCGAGCGGTCGATACGCGGCAAGCTGCAGCCAGCACGATGAGACCGTCTCATTCCCTCGCATCTGTACACTCGTGAGGCGAGCCGCGAAAGTGATCGCGCTTGCGCGCAAGGCGAACATCAATTGATCGAAACGCCGGAGCGCCGCCGCTTGAGCCAGATGATGACGCCGGTGATCGCAAGCATCGCAGTGGCGAGTCCGGCGAGACCGATAATGATGCGTCCGGTCAGGCCGGCGATGCGCCCACTGTGCAGCGGAAACTGAAGTTGAGCGAAAACGTCGCCGGCGCTTCCCTGGCCGGGAACGCGCGCGCCGACGATGTTGCCGTCGAGGCCGTCGATATACACAACCGGCGAACCGAGCGCGCCGCCAGTGAAATGCACGCTGTAAAGCCCATAAGTCGGACGGTAGGCAACTTCATCCGGAAGCCCGCTAAGTCCGCGCCTTACGGTCTCGTCTGTCGCGAGCGCCATCGCCTGCTCAAACGAAACAGCCGGTTCGATTGGCGCATGCGGTGGTTGCGCTTTGCGCGCTTCGAAAGGCGTTGTCGTGAATCTCAAGCTCAAGCTCGGTCTTTCGATCACCGCGCTGCTGGCTGCGGTTGCGCTGCTCGGCACGCTGCTCACGCTGTATAGCGCAAGCGGCGACATTCGCCGCGAAACCGAATCGACCAAGCTGCTCGCGCTGCCGTTTATCGATGCTGAAATCCGGCGCAGCGGCGGGCTCGAAAACCGCCGCCGTCGAAAACCTGCTCATCGATCTCCGCAGCGTGCGCCATCTCGACATCCGCCTGCTCGATGCGAACGGCAAGCTGCTCGCCGGCAATCATGTGGAAGCGCCAGTGTCGAGCGCTCCAGCCTGGTTCGTCGCGCTGGTCGATCTGTTTTCCGCGCCGGCGCCGGCGCTTGCGCGCGATGTCCTGCTCGACGGCCACACGCCGGGCAGCATCGTTCTGGCCGCCGATCCGTCAAGCGAAACGGATGAGATCTGGCGCACGTTTCGCACCTTGGGCGGGCTTGCCGCGATTCTGTTTCTCGCGCTCAACGGCCTCGTTTATTGGCTGCTCGTGCATTCGCTGGCGCCGCTCGACAAGGTGTTGGCGGCCTTCGCTGAATTGCAGAAAGGCAATTACAAAATACGTTTGCCGAAATTCCGGCTCGCCGAACTCGCGCGCATGAGCACGCTGTTCAACGAGATGGCGGCGACCATGGAACAGGCGCGCGCCGCGCAATGCGGGCTGACGCGGAAACTGATGCTGGCGCAGGAGGAAGAGCGGCGCAATCTTGCGCGAGAACTGCACGATGAACTCGGTCAGTGCCAGGCCGCGATTCACGCCGAGGCCTGCTTTATCGTCAAACGCGCCGAGCAGGAAAGAGGAAGCGTGCTGGAAAGCGCGCGCGCCATCGTAGCCGTCACCGCTGATATGCAGAAGCTGACGCGCTCGATGCTGGCGCGACTGCGCCCGAGCGCCTTGAGCGAACTCGGGCTCGAAGACAGCTTGCGCGAGCTGGTCAGCGCATGGGCCGCGCGGCAACAGCAAGTCGCGTGTACGCTCGACGTCGAGGGCGGCCTCGATGATCTCGACGAGCCGCTGCAGCTTGCGGTCTATCGCATCGTGCAGGAAGCATTGACCAATATCTCGCGTCATTCCGACGCCGATTGCGTGAAGATCGCCGTGCAACGCAAATCAACCGATGCACGCATCCATTTGCAAATCGCGGACAACGGCAAGAGCGAGCGGCCGCCGCAACCCGGATTGGGTCTACTCGGCATGCAGGAGCGCGTATCCGGTCTGGGCGGCTACTTGGAACTGATCGCCGAATCCGAGCGTGGCTTCAAGGTGATCGCCGTACTGCCTATCCCCGGCGACAGCGCCGGCAACCGCGAGTTGGCGGTAGCGGCAGTAGCGTGAATACTGCGGCGATCCGCGTCATGCTGGTGGACGACCACGCCGTGGTCAGGGCCGGCTATCGCCGCCTGCTCGAGGAAACCGCGGACATCAGGGTGATCGCGGAAGCCGCGAGCGGGGAAGACGCTTATCGGATCACGCGCGAAAACGATGCCGATGTCATCGTCCTCGATATCTCGATGGCCGGCATGGGCGGGCTCGAAGCGATGCGGCGCATGCTGGCGCGCGCGCACGATGCGTATCCTGATATTCAGCATGCATACTTCGGCGACGTTCGCGAGAAGCGCATTGCGCGCAGGCGCCGCCGGCTATGTCACCAAAACCAACGAGCCCGCCATATTGATCGAAGCCGTGCGCGCCGTGCATCAGGGTAAGACCTTCGTATCCCCTGATATCGCGCAGGCTGTCGCGCGTGAAAACCTGACCGGCGAAAACGATCCGATGCGGCTATTGACCCCGCGCGAGTTCGAGATTTTCCGCAAACTCGCGGCCGGCGCGTCGGTCAGGGATATTGCGGGCGTGCTCAATCTGAGCCAGAAACAGTCGCCAACAGCTCTACGATGATCAAGCAAAAACTGGGAATCAAATCCGACATCGCGCTCGTGCGCCTCGCCATGCGTTACTCGATTATCGATATCCAGAACGGCTGATTTGCAGTTCCTGATTGCCTGAAACCGCTGGATCGTGCGCGCGGCGCACGCTACGTTGCTTAAGGGGCAACGTGCGAGACAGGAATTATGCGAACGACGGAAAGCGCTCTCAGGCCGGGATCAACGCGATGCGTGCGCGCCATTCCCTGGGACCGGTCTCGTGCACGGAAGTCCCGTTAGCATCGACGGCGACCGTGACCGGCATGTCGCGCACATCGAACTCGTAAATCGCTTCCATGCCGAGATCGGCGAAAGCGACGACGCGCGAGGCTTTGATTGCCTTGGAAACCAGATACGCGGCGCCGCCGACCGCCATCAGGTAAACGGCTTTGTGTTTTTTGATCGCCTCGATCGCGGTGGGACCGCGCTCGGCTTTGCCGACCATACCGAGCAATCCGGTTTTTTCGAGCATCATCTCGGTGAATTTATCCATGCGCGTGGCGGTGGTTGGGCCCGCCGGGCCGACGACTTCGTCGCGCACCGGATCGACGGGGCCGACGTAATAGATGAAGCGATTTTTGAAATCGACCCCGGTCGGCAGCGGCTCGCCGCGCTTGAAAAAATCGGCGATACGTTTGTGGGCGGCATCGCGCCCGGTCAGCAGTTTGCCCGACAGCAGGAGCGTTTCGCCGGGTTTCCACGATGCGACTTCGGCGCGCGTGACGGTATCGAGATTCACACGCCGGGCGCTCGGACTCGCGCTCCAGGCGACCTTGGGCCAGGCATCGAGGTCGGGCGCCGGCAGTTCCGCGGGACCGCTGCCGTCGAGCACGAAATGGGCGTGGCGCGTGGCGGCGCAGTTCGGAATCATCGCCACCGGCAAGCTCGCAGCGTGGGTCGGATAATCGAGAATCTTGACGTCGAGCACCGTCGTGAGCCCACCGAGGCCCTGCGCGCCGATGCCGAGTCGATTGACCTTGTCGTGCAACTCGATGCGCATTTCCTCGATCCGGTTTTGCGCGCCGCGCGCTTTCAATTCATGCATGTCGATCGGCTGCATCAGCGCTTCTTTCGCCAGCACCATCGCTTTCTCGGCGCTACCTCCGATGCCGATGCCGAGCATGCCCGGCGGACACCAGCCGGCACCCATGGTCGGCACGGTTTTTAGAACCCAGTCGACGATGCTGTCGGAGGGATTCAGCATGACGAACTTCGATTTGTTTTCCGAACCGCCACCTTTGGCCGCGAGCGCGACCTCTACCGTGTCGCCGGCGATCAACTCCATATGGATCACGGCCGGCGTGTTGTCGCGCGTATTTTTTCTGCCGCCGGCCGGGTCGGCGACGATGGATGCGCGCAGCACGTTGTCGGGATGCGCATAGGCGCGGCGCACGCCTTCGTTGACCATGTCGGCGACGCCGCGCTTCCCGGATCCTTCCGACATTTGCCAGCGCACGTCCATGCCGATCTTGAGGAAGACGACGACGATGCCGGTATCCTGGCAGATCGGCCGCTTGCCTTCCGCGCACATGCGCGAATTGGTCAGGATTTGCGCGATCGCGTCACGCGCGGCCGGCGATTCTTCCCGATCAAAGGCTTTGCCCAACGCCTGGATGTAATCGCGCGGATGGTAATAGGAGATGTATTGCAGCGCGGAGGCTACGCTTTCAACCAAATCCTGTTCGCGTATTGTGCTCATGACGTGCTCATGAATTCCCGTTCGGTTTTTGGCGCCCTACCCGCGTCCCACGAAGGTGCTGCGCACGCTGCAATACTACGTCAGGCGTGCGCGCGTTCGTCGGCTTTCTGCGAATTCATCATCTTGTCAGTCGCCGCCATTGCCAGCGCCGAGAATACGAAAGTCAGATGAATAATCACCTGCCACATGATCGTGTGTTCGCTGAGCTGCGGCGCGTTGATAAAGGTTTTCAAAAGATGTATCGACGAAATGCCGATCAGCGCCGTCGCCAGCTTCACTTTCAGGACACCGGCATTGACGTGCGACAGCCACTCAGGCTGGTCTGGATGGTCTTTCAGATTCAGGCGCGATACGAAGGTTTCATAACCGCCGACGATAACCATGATCAGCAGATTGGCGATCATGACGACGTCGATCAGGCCGAGCACGACAAGCATGATATCGACTTCCGAAATCCCCTGAGCTTTCTCCAGCAAGTGCCAGAGTTCCAGCATGAAATGGTAGACGTATACGGCTTGCGCGACGATCAGGCCCAAGTACAGCGGCGCCTGCAGCCAGCGACTCCAGAAAATAAAACCGGATAATACGGTCAGATAGCGCGCCATTTATCGAAAGAAAGGTAAGAGAAACCGAATATGGGAAAGGAATAAACTGCTTCAGCAAGTTATTTCAAGTCTTTGTTATTCCAATAGACCATAAAATATTGCGAAGCACAAAGCGCGCTAAAATTATCATCAATCGCGCACCACCGTCAATTCAATCCAGGTCTCCAGGGCTCGCCGATCCCCCCTTCCACCGTGGATTAAATCCGGCCGCAGGCATAGAATCAAGAGCTTCACCATCCGCCGTCCATTGCCTGACAACAGGCCGTCAAAGCTGTAACAACGGCTTTATCCCAGCGGCTTTACCGCAGCA
This window encodes:
- a CDS encoding sensor histidine kinase produces the protein MLKSGAAAGSKTAAVENLLIDLRSVRHLDIRLLDANGKLLAGNHVEAPVSSAPAWFVALVDLFSAPAPALARDVLLDGHTPGSIVLAADPSSETDEIWRTFRTLGGLAAILFLALNGLVYWLLVHSLAPLDKVLAAFAELQKGNYKIRLPKFRLAELARMSTLFNEMAATMEQARAAQCGLTRKLMLAQEEERRNLARELHDELGQCQAAIHAEACFIVKRAEQERGSVLESARAIVAVTADMQKLTRSMLARLRPSALSELGLEDSLRELVSAWAARQQQVACTLDVEGGLDDLDEPLQLAVYRIVQEALTNISRHSDADCVKIAVQRKSTDARIHLQIADNGKSERPPQPGLGLLGMQERVSGLGGYLELIAESERGFKVIAVLPIPGDSAGNRELAVAAVA
- a CDS encoding PepSY domain-containing protein, which gives rise to MVDSVSRRMSPLALYSVSSVPSSATAASSAVIERPSLSLRFTTTPFEARKAQPPHAPIEPAVSFEQAMALATDETVRRGLSGLPDEVAYRPTYGLYSVHFTGGALGSPVVYIDGLDGNIVGARVPGQGSAGDVFAQLQFPLHSGRIAGLTGRIIIGLAGLATAMLAITGVIIWLKRRRSGVSIN
- a CDS encoding TIGR00645 family protein, encoding MARYLTVLSGFIFWSRWLQAPLYLGLIVAQAVYVYHFMLELWHLLEKAQGISEVDIMLVVLGLIDVVMIANLLIMVIVGGYETFVSRLNLKDHPDQPEWLSHVNAGVLKVKLATALIGISSIHLLKTFINAPQLSEHTIMWQVIIHLTFVFSALAMAATDKMMNSQKADERAHA
- a CDS encoding acyloxyacyl hydrolase, which codes for MKKTSRLLAVLCCLCPSLRALAYDGVALEIGTGDSVDMVRAAYQWDWNRQWLNVGNWHVGGYWDAALGYWRGDDTPGSHRNIVDIGLTPVFRLQQTHKSGISPYLEAAVGFHLLSHTSISEQQLATAFQFGDHLGIGMRFGEKHRYDLAFRYQHLSNGSIKQPNDGISFGQVRFGYWF
- a CDS encoding fumarate hydratase codes for the protein MSTIREQDLVESVASALQYISYYHPRDYIQALGKAFDREESPAARDAIAQILTNSRMCAEGKRPICQDTGIVVVFLKIGMDVRWQMSEGSGKRGVADMVNEGVRRAYAHPDNVLRASIVADPAGGRKNTRDNTPAVIHMELIAGDTVEVALAAKGGGSENKSKFVMLNPSDSIVDWVLKTVPTMGAGWCPPGMLGIGIGGSAEKAMVLAKEALMQPIDMHELKARGAQNRIEEMRIELHDKVNRLGIGAQGLGGLTTVLDVKILDYPTHAASLPVAMIPNCAATRHAHFVLDGSGPAELPAPDLDAWPKVAWSASPSARRVNLDTVTRAEVASWKPGETLLLSGKLLTGRDAAHKRIADFFKRGEPLPTGVDFKNRFIYYVGPVDPVRDEVVGPAGPTTATRMDKFTEMMLEKTGLLGMVGKAERGPTAIEAIKKHKAVYLMAVGGAAYLVSKAIKASRVVAFADLGMEAIYEFDVRDMPVTVAVDANGTSVHETGPREWRARIALIPA
- a CDS encoding glycerophosphodiester phosphodiesterase; protein product: MRVTRLLKTVAVAALFALPMTETSAGKYDDDEARSPLVIGHRGASGYLPEHTLESYALAIELGADYIEPDVVATKDGRLIARHEPNITSTTNVKDFPQFANRKRKAVVDGVEEEGWFASDFTLAEIKLLGALQPMGDRDQRFNGQFKIPTLEEIIHLAKRKSREKKREIGIYPETKHPTYHQGIGLPLEDRLLNVLGKAGWNHSGAPVFIQSFETANLKYLNSRSSVKLVQLVDANDVNLDGSLDFTPPFDRPYDWVVSGRQGLFSDLVTPQGLAEVRAYADGIGPWKPYIISSKGTDANNDGKADDVNGDGNVDERDRTLLPASEIVENAHQAGLVVHPYTFRNEQRRLASDYGSNPVNEYLTYYQAGIDGLFSDFPDTAVAARVLFRLLTDEDFAECLVEGERGGHHQDCD
- the dnaX gene encoding DNA polymerase III subunit gamma/tau gives rise to the protein MTTTVLARKWRPRNFSELVGQEHVVRALSNALEQKRLHHAWLLTGTRGVGKTTLARIMAKALNCAAGITPTPCGQCAACREIDTGRYIDLIELDAASNTQVDNMRELLENAQYLPTAARFKVYIIDEVHMLSKSAFNAMLKTLEEPPEHVKFILATTDPQKIPVTVLSRCLQFNLKQMTAASVAAQLTRIAEAEGGEADAGALVLLAHAARGSMRDGLSLLDQAIAYSAGEV